The Pseudomonas extremaustralis genome contains a region encoding:
- a CDS encoding dihydrofolate reductase family protein — protein MATAHVFIAVSLDGFIARPDGDIDWLLQRDDPTEDHGYNAFIADKDVIVMGRGSYEKVRTFDTWFYDRPVVVLSEQLTGTPVPEALKGKLRFSNLAPADLMAELAGQGVQRVYVDGGQLVQSFLRDGLVADMVITTVPVLIGSGRRLFGGLQRDIDWELVSNCSFPSGLVQASYRLTV, from the coding sequence ATGGCCACTGCACATGTTTTCATCGCCGTCAGCCTGGACGGCTTCATCGCCCGGCCAGATGGCGACATCGATTGGCTTTTGCAGCGTGATGATCCGACTGAAGATCATGGCTACAACGCCTTCATTGCCGACAAGGATGTGATCGTGATGGGGCGAGGGAGCTATGAGAAGGTACGGACCTTCGACACATGGTTCTACGACCGGCCCGTCGTGGTCCTGTCTGAACAACTGACCGGTACGCCGGTACCCGAGGCGCTGAAGGGCAAGCTGCGTTTCTCAAACCTCGCACCAGCAGACCTGATGGCCGAACTGGCGGGGCAAGGCGTGCAGCGTGTCTATGTCGATGGCGGGCAGTTGGTGCAATCCTTCCTGCGCGATGGGTTAGTCGCCGATATGGTGATTACCACCGTTCCGGTGCTGATCGGATCGGGAAGGCGATTGTTCGGGGGCCTTCAGCGGGATATTGACTGGGAACTGGTATCCAACTGCAGCTTTCCTTCGGGGTTGGTGCAGGCTAGCTATCGGTTGACTGTATGA
- a CDS encoding aspartate/glutamate racemase family protein codes for MTRRILVINPNNNAAVSEGIRRAAAQVICADTELTVANPLHGPLSIESLEDRAQAIPPLLAMVDSYIGQGFDACVLGCYDDIALDEIRRRLKIPVVGAFEASIAAARTVSARFCVVTTVHSALPTITALLHTYGAQHIASVLAAGIGVADAAAGGEAASHKLNQTIQAAIAQQGADAIVLGSGGLIGRAPALAKAFNLPVIDAVLCAITQAEGLAKLHKQT; via the coding sequence ATGACCCGCCGGATTCTGGTGATCAACCCCAACAACAACGCGGCGGTGAGCGAAGGAATCCGTCGCGCCGCCGCTCAGGTGATTTGCGCCGATACCGAGTTGACGGTTGCCAATCCACTTCACGGACCGTTATCCATCGAAAGTCTTGAGGACCGAGCCCAAGCCATCCCGCCCTTGCTGGCAATGGTCGACAGTTACATAGGCCAGGGCTTCGACGCCTGTGTGCTGGGCTGCTATGACGATATTGCCCTGGACGAAATACGCCGGAGGCTGAAGATCCCGGTAGTGGGCGCGTTCGAAGCGAGTATCGCAGCGGCCCGCACGGTGTCGGCACGCTTTTGCGTCGTTACCACGGTGCATTCGGCGCTCCCTACCATCACGGCGCTGTTGCACACCTATGGCGCTCAACACATTGCGTCGGTGCTGGCCGCTGGCATAGGCGTCGCTGACGCCGCCGCAGGTGGCGAGGCAGCCTCGCACAAACTCAACCAAACCATCCAGGCGGCCATAGCGCAGCAGGGGGCCGACGCCATCGTGTTGGGGTCGGGTGGTTTGATCGGCCGAGCACCAGCGCTGGCGAAGGCATTCAACCTGCCGGTAATCGACGCGGTGCTTTGCGCCATCACTCAGGCTGAAGGGTTGGCAAAACTGCACAAACAGACCTGA
- a CDS encoding MurR/RpiR family transcriptional regulator: protein MPPKELSFLTRVRESLSTLNPAERRLGEFVCDFPAELASYSASELATLAQVSNATVSRFVKRLGYENYEAARRHARVEKQSGSRLFLTGSVDSASVQSVEAHVAQGVANIESTFLGISEGQISAVAQSMLDARKVWVLGFRSSYPFASYLQWQMTQVVENIVALPGAGQTLGESLVSMTEQDMVVVFGLRRRVANMDAILELIKKNGAKLLYITDEGVAPLSSVTWHFRCQTLAPGPLFNHVAVMGVCHLLATRAIELAGSAGRARLRGIESFNDSLDEL, encoded by the coding sequence ATGCCGCCTAAAGAACTATCCTTCCTGACTCGCGTTCGTGAATCACTCAGCACGCTGAATCCGGCTGAGCGGCGGCTGGGGGAATTCGTGTGTGATTTTCCAGCAGAGCTGGCAAGTTATTCGGCGTCCGAACTGGCGACATTAGCCCAGGTGTCCAATGCCACGGTGTCACGGTTCGTTAAGCGCCTGGGCTATGAGAATTACGAAGCAGCGCGGCGCCATGCCAGGGTGGAGAAGCAGAGTGGGTCGCGGTTATTTCTGACCGGTTCCGTGGACAGCGCGTCCGTGCAGTCGGTGGAAGCACACGTTGCGCAAGGTGTCGCCAATATCGAGTCGACGTTCTTGGGCATCAGTGAGGGGCAAATCAGCGCGGTGGCGCAATCAATGCTGGATGCGCGCAAGGTCTGGGTGTTGGGTTTTCGCAGCAGTTATCCCTTCGCTAGTTACCTTCAATGGCAGATGACGCAGGTGGTAGAGAACATCGTAGCTTTACCGGGGGCAGGACAAACACTGGGAGAAAGCCTGGTGAGCATGACTGAGCAAGATATGGTGGTGGTGTTCGGCTTGCGGCGTCGGGTAGCGAACATGGATGCGATTCTGGAACTGATCAAAAAAAATGGCGCGAAACTGCTGTACATCACCGACGAGGGTGTTGCGCCGTTGTCCAGCGTGACGTGGCATTTTCGCTGCCAGACGTTGGCGCCGGGGCCGTTGTTCAATCATGTGGCGGTGATGGGTGTTTGCCATTTACTGGCGACCCGGGCAATTGAGCTGGCAGGTTCGGCTGGACGTGCACGCTTACGCGGAATCGAGTCGTTTAACGACAGTCTCGACGAACTCTGA
- a CDS encoding TRAP transporter substrate-binding protein, with translation MAHRTLLSLAAALLVSTAQAQPLQLKVLGQPAGSGLIQQNQEQPFFNTFAAESGLDVNVQYVPTDIAGIPDSDGLRILKSGLFNIVSIRGPQVSRDEPSLLGFDLVGLNTSFDAGRANTRAFYDYVDKRLQSKFNAKLLGVWPAGPQLVFCKPAINSLADLKGLKVRVGDQSGAKFMTGLGAIGVPMPFGEVQQALTMGVVDCAVTGPASANAAGWPEAATTVLPIALQLAVNGYAINLKTWNAMSPEQQSTLQKAFDKLDDNIWNYSKDLYEDAMRCNAGELPCNQGKSYKLKTLPVTAADQATVAAAVEKTSLPAWAAQCNAVDPECESVWRATIGAHPGQ, from the coding sequence ATGGCGCATCGCACTCTTCTCAGTTTGGCAGCCGCGCTGCTGGTCAGCACCGCCCAGGCACAACCCCTACAGCTTAAAGTGTTAGGCCAGCCCGCCGGTTCGGGCTTGATCCAGCAGAACCAGGAACAACCCTTCTTCAACACGTTTGCGGCGGAATCGGGTCTGGACGTCAATGTGCAGTACGTGCCGACCGATATCGCCGGCATCCCTGACAGTGATGGGCTGCGCATCCTCAAGTCCGGGCTGTTCAATATCGTGTCCATCCGTGGCCCTCAAGTCAGCCGTGATGAGCCTTCGCTGCTGGGCTTCGACCTGGTTGGCCTGAACACCTCGTTTGACGCCGGCCGCGCTAATACCCGTGCGTTCTATGACTACGTTGATAAGCGTTTGCAGAGCAAATTCAATGCGAAGTTGTTGGGTGTATGGCCAGCCGGGCCACAGTTGGTGTTCTGCAAACCGGCGATCAACAGCCTGGCCGACTTGAAAGGCCTGAAAGTGCGCGTGGGTGATCAGAGCGGCGCGAAGTTCATGACCGGCCTGGGTGCCATCGGTGTACCGATGCCGTTTGGTGAAGTGCAGCAGGCACTGACAATGGGCGTAGTGGATTGCGCAGTCACCGGACCAGCTTCGGCAAACGCCGCCGGCTGGCCGGAAGCCGCCACCACCGTGTTGCCTATCGCCTTGCAACTGGCGGTCAACGGTTACGCGATCAACCTCAAAACCTGGAATGCAATGAGCCCCGAGCAGCAGAGCACGTTGCAAAAGGCATTCGATAAGCTGGACGACAACATCTGGAACTACTCCAAGGACCTGTACGAAGACGCCATGCGATGCAACGCCGGCGAACTGCCGTGCAATCAAGGCAAGTCGTACAAGCTGAAAACCTTGCCGGTGACGGCAGCCGATCAAGCCACCGTGGCTGCTGCTGTCGAGAAAACCTCGCTGCCGGCATGGGCGGCCCAATGCAATGCCGTGGACCCTGAGTGCGAGAGCGTCTGGCGGGCCACCATCGGCGCGCACCCGGGTCAGTAA
- a CDS encoding TRAP transporter large permease — MSIALVGIGFALMLLLMFLSIPVAVSIITVGALGGYLLFGPPLVDMMGGVLWTSLNNPSMLAIPLFMLLGELLLRGGMADRMYEALAVWMGRLPGGLLHANIASCALFSATSGSSVATAATVGTIALPALSARNYPVRPSLGSLAAGGTLGILIPPSVNMLVYGSLANVSVGQLFTAGVIPGLLLSLCFSLYIFLAHGKAGTHAPQTPAIPLRVKLAMLKHLVAPLIIFGVVMGSIYGGLATPTESAALGLIIALVLVAINGKLSTDLLISCSMQAAKTTGMVIIVLACALMLNVTMAMVGLAQTVTEWVATLGMNQLSLLLLLIVFYLVLGMFMDAMSMLVLTVPIAVPMVMAVGVDPIWFGIFIVLMCEIALIHPPLGMNLFVVHGVRKDGGSFNDVIMGSLPYVFVMIGFTLLTMAFPVIVTWLPNLMAGQ; from the coding sequence ATGAGTATTGCGTTGGTAGGCATCGGTTTCGCCCTCATGTTGCTGCTGATGTTTTTGAGCATTCCGGTGGCGGTTTCAATCATCACGGTCGGCGCGTTGGGCGGTTATCTGCTGTTCGGTCCGCCGCTGGTCGACATGATGGGTGGCGTGCTGTGGACCAGCCTCAACAATCCGTCGATGCTGGCGATCCCATTATTCATGTTGCTGGGCGAACTGCTGCTGCGCGGCGGCATGGCCGACCGCATGTATGAAGCGCTGGCCGTGTGGATGGGGCGCCTGCCAGGCGGGCTGTTGCACGCCAACATCGCCAGCTGCGCCTTGTTTTCGGCCACGTCGGGGTCGTCGGTCGCCACCGCGGCCACTGTCGGCACCATCGCCCTGCCCGCCTTGTCGGCACGTAATTATCCGGTGCGGCCGTCATTGGGATCGCTGGCGGCCGGTGGCACGCTGGGTATTCTGATTCCGCCCAGTGTGAACATGTTGGTGTACGGCTCGCTGGCCAATGTCTCGGTAGGTCAACTGTTCACCGCCGGGGTGATCCCGGGTTTGCTGCTGTCGTTGTGCTTTTCGCTGTACATCTTTTTGGCCCACGGCAAGGCTGGTACCCACGCACCGCAAACACCAGCCATCCCGTTGAGGGTGAAGCTGGCGATGCTCAAGCATCTGGTCGCCCCGCTGATCATTTTCGGCGTGGTCATGGGCAGCATCTACGGCGGGCTTGCCACGCCGACCGAGTCTGCCGCACTGGGCCTGATCATCGCGCTGGTGTTGGTGGCGATCAACGGCAAATTGAGCACTGATCTGCTGATCAGTTGTTCGATGCAGGCAGCCAAGACCACTGGGATGGTCATCATCGTGTTGGCCTGCGCGCTGATGCTCAACGTCACCATGGCGATGGTCGGCCTGGCCCAGACCGTGACGGAATGGGTCGCCACATTGGGGATGAATCAACTCTCGTTGCTGCTGTTGCTGATTGTGTTCTACCTGGTGCTGGGCATGTTCATGGATGCCATGTCGATGCTGGTGCTGACCGTGCCCATCGCAGTGCCGATGGTGATGGCCGTCGGGGTCGACCCGATCTGGTTCGGCATTTTCATTGTGCTGATGTGCGAGATCGCGCTGATCCACCCGCCGCTGGGCATGAACCTGTTCGTGGTACATGGCGTGCGCAAGGACGGCGGCAGTTTCAACGACGTCATCATGGGGTCGCTGCCCTATGTGTTTGTGATGATTGGTTTCACCCTGTTGACCATGGCATTTCCAGTCATCGTCACCTGGTTGCCCAACCTGATGGCGGGGCAATGA
- a CDS encoding TRAP transporter small permease subunit produces MKNYARFSGIVFGAVMLLLALAITAETVLRKLFSFSLGGLDELGGYAMAVCAPLAFTVALIERAHIRISIFQVKMGARAQAVTNALAMASLGLLSAYLLYFTTITLLDTQSYQSVAQTPWATPLVYPQAFWLLAMSVFTVAALVLCWQACQLLWHGDWAMLNQRFGADTVAEELKAELGDLAKREASQS; encoded by the coding sequence ATGAAAAATTATGCGCGATTTTCCGGCATTGTCTTTGGCGCCGTGATGTTGCTGCTCGCCTTGGCCATTACCGCTGAAACCGTGTTGCGCAAGCTGTTTTCCTTTTCGCTGGGTGGCCTGGATGAACTGGGCGGCTACGCGATGGCCGTTTGTGCACCCTTGGCATTCACTGTTGCGCTGATTGAGCGGGCGCACATTCGCATCAGCATTTTCCAGGTGAAAATGGGCGCTCGGGCCCAAGCGGTGACCAACGCACTGGCAATGGCGTCGCTGGGCTTGTTGTCGGCCTACTTGCTGTACTTCACCACCATCACGCTGCTCGACACGCAGTCTTATCAGTCTGTCGCACAGACCCCTTGGGCGACACCGTTGGTCTACCCCCAAGCGTTCTGGTTATTGGCAATGTCGGTCTTCACCGTCGCCGCGCTGGTCCTCTGCTGGCAGGCTTGCCAGCTACTGTGGCATGGAGACTGGGCAATGCTGAACCAACGCTTCGGCGCCGATACTGTGGCCGAAGAACTCAAGGCAGAGCTGGGCGACCTGGCCAAACGTGAGGCGAGCCAATCATGA
- a CDS encoding GFA family protein: MVFSGTCRCGHVTFESDCPPVMTTACHCVGCQKMSASAFSLTALFPAAAFAVTQGETVLGGLHGPTRHYFCAHCLTWLFTRPAGVDEYVGVRSSLLENPQHYRPFMETWTREKLPWVTTGASVSYEAFPDPQDYPALMSQFRAGDK, translated from the coding sequence ATGGTATTTTCGGGAACCTGCCGTTGCGGACACGTTACTTTTGAGAGCGATTGCCCACCTGTCATGACTACTGCCTGTCATTGCGTCGGATGTCAAAAAATGTCCGCTAGCGCATTTTCTCTGACGGCACTTTTTCCTGCGGCAGCCTTCGCAGTAACACAAGGCGAAACTGTCCTCGGTGGTCTACATGGCCCAACTCGCCACTATTTCTGCGCACACTGCCTGACGTGGCTATTCACACGGCCCGCCGGAGTCGACGAGTACGTAGGTGTGCGCAGCAGCCTGTTGGAAAACCCGCAGCACTACCGACCGTTCATGGAAACCTGGACGAGAGAGAAATTACCTTGGGTGACGACCGGGGCATCTGTCAGTTATGAAGCTTTCCCGGATCCGCAGGATTATCCAGCACTGATGTCTCAATTTCGAGCCGGGGATAAGTAA
- a CDS encoding TonB-dependent receptor produces the protein MHQTLKRMFLCSACIYLPIVAHAQEMELPTIQVIGSSPVAGDSIDRDKVPTNTQSLVADDFDRNKSASVLDTLSQQTPGLQISDVQGNPFSQDINLHGFRASATQGTPQGLAVYLNGVRINEAFGDTVNFDLVPSVAIDRADVWTSNPVFGLNALGGAINLQLKNGFTYDGLEAEVTGGSFGRIGSSLQYGAQKDNWAFYTSGEEIHEDGWRDHSSSRIKRFYTDLGYKDDVREFHLNLSAASNTLGVIGPTPVEELARRYSSVYTFPQTTENNMLMVGLNGKVSLNDDWAVQSNLYVRHFDQKHVDGNTSDVAACAGDPTQLCLGDAVAQNAGSGQNLSSSLLPGTGLNQGIAGSIDRTHVNSDTVGASLQTTYDGSFLTLNNHFVAGANIDYSSLSFSGSNELGTIADTTIDPYVVGSGITYQTSDGLIQPVKLRAKNTYQGLFSSDTLDLTDRLSATLGARLNIAQINLSDALGNSPELTGDHRYARLNPLAGLTYKLTPDMSIYGGYSEANRAPTPLELGCANPAKPCLLEGFLVSDPTLKQVVSRTYETGLRGHSTVNADSTIDWKLSAFRTDNSDDIVSQPSSVVPGYGYYVNAGKTRRQGLDAYVQYRTSDWSAYTTLAYVDATYQSNLTLTSANNPEADANGNIAVARGDKIPGISPWQLKMGGDYKLTSALTLGADMLANSSQYYVGDDSNHNAKLAGYAVFNVHSDYQLTKTIKLFAKVDNALDRKYATYGTFAAVGDIPSLGLSNPQTITPAAPRAMYAGFNVKF, from the coding sequence ATGCACCAGACGTTAAAACGTATGTTCCTCTGCTCTGCCTGCATTTACCTCCCCATCGTCGCGCACGCCCAGGAAATGGAATTGCCAACGATCCAAGTCATCGGCAGTTCGCCCGTGGCCGGCGACTCGATCGATCGGGATAAAGTGCCAACCAATACCCAATCGCTGGTTGCCGACGATTTCGACCGCAATAAATCCGCTTCCGTACTGGACACGCTGTCGCAACAAACGCCAGGCCTGCAGATTTCCGATGTGCAGGGCAATCCGTTTTCGCAGGACATCAATTTGCATGGCTTCAGGGCCTCCGCGACGCAAGGAACCCCGCAGGGGCTGGCGGTTTATCTGAATGGCGTGCGAATCAACGAAGCGTTCGGCGATACCGTGAATTTCGACCTGGTGCCCAGCGTGGCCATTGACCGCGCGGATGTGTGGACCAGCAATCCGGTCTTCGGGCTTAACGCCCTCGGCGGGGCGATCAATCTGCAGTTGAAGAACGGTTTCACCTATGACGGACTGGAAGCCGAGGTCACAGGAGGGTCGTTCGGACGCATCGGCAGCTCTCTGCAATACGGTGCCCAAAAAGACAACTGGGCCTTCTACACCTCCGGTGAAGAAATCCATGAGGACGGTTGGCGTGATCACTCGTCTTCGAGGATCAAGCGGTTCTACACCGACCTTGGGTACAAGGACGACGTGCGCGAGTTCCATCTCAACCTTTCGGCCGCATCGAACACGCTAGGGGTCATTGGCCCGACGCCCGTCGAGGAGCTGGCGCGCAGGTACTCGAGTGTCTATACGTTCCCCCAGACCACAGAAAACAACATGTTGATGGTCGGCCTTAACGGCAAGGTATCGCTCAATGACGACTGGGCGGTGCAAAGCAATCTCTATGTGCGTCATTTCGACCAGAAACATGTCGATGGCAACACCTCCGATGTGGCCGCATGTGCAGGCGATCCAACGCAGTTGTGCCTGGGCGATGCGGTCGCGCAGAACGCCGGGAGCGGACAAAATCTATCCTCGAGCCTGCTGCCTGGCACCGGATTGAACCAAGGGATCGCCGGCTCGATAGACCGCACCCACGTCAACTCCGACACCGTCGGCGCCTCTCTGCAGACTACGTATGACGGCTCGTTCCTGACACTGAACAATCATTTCGTGGCGGGCGCCAACATCGACTATTCCAGCCTGTCGTTCTCGGGAAGCAATGAGCTCGGGACCATAGCGGACACCACGATAGATCCTTACGTCGTCGGCTCCGGAATCACTTATCAGACCAGCGACGGCTTGATTCAACCCGTCAAGCTGAGGGCGAAGAATACCTATCAGGGGCTGTTTTCCTCCGATACGCTCGACCTCACCGATCGTCTGTCGGCCACGCTCGGCGCGCGGCTGAATATCGCTCAGATCAACCTGAGCGACGCGCTGGGCAACTCCCCTGAACTCACCGGCGATCATCGCTACGCTCGCTTGAACCCGCTCGCCGGCCTCACCTACAAACTGACGCCGGACATGAGCATCTACGGCGGCTACTCCGAAGCCAACCGCGCGCCCACGCCGCTTGAACTGGGCTGTGCAAACCCGGCGAAACCCTGCTTGCTCGAAGGTTTCCTGGTGTCAGACCCGACCCTCAAGCAAGTTGTCTCAAGGACCTACGAGACAGGCCTGCGGGGCCACAGCACGGTGAACGCCGACTCGACGATTGACTGGAAGCTCAGCGCGTTCCGTACCGACAACAGCGATGACATCGTCAGCCAGCCCAGCAGCGTGGTCCCGGGCTATGGCTACTATGTGAACGCGGGCAAAACCCGTCGCCAGGGTCTCGATGCCTACGTCCAGTACCGAACCAGCGACTGGTCTGCCTACACGACACTGGCCTATGTCGATGCAACCTACCAATCCAACCTGACGCTGACGTCGGCCAACAATCCTGAAGCCGATGCCAACGGCAATATTGCTGTCGCCCGCGGCGACAAAATCCCCGGCATTTCGCCATGGCAATTGAAGATGGGCGGGGATTATAAATTGACATCGGCCTTGACCCTCGGCGCGGACATGCTCGCCAACAGCAGCCAGTACTATGTCGGCGACGATTCAAACCACAATGCCAAGTTGGCCGGGTATGCGGTGTTCAATGTCCACAGCGATTATCAGCTCACCAAAACAATCAAACTCTTCGCCAAAGTGGACAACGCCCTTGATCGCAAATATGCCACCTACGGTACGTTCGCCGCCGTTGGCGACATCCCGTCGCTGGGGCTATCCAATCCCCAGACCATCACCCCGGCGGCGCCTCGAGCGATGTATGCCGGTTTCAATGTGAAGTTCTGA
- a CDS encoding response regulator codes for MEALSSSVKRHTIMLVDDEESILNSLRRLLRVKPYDLLLATSGAQALELFEQHSVDLIVCDARMPFMDGPTLLREVYKRDPECMNILLTGYADMSMITQALSDGYIFRYISKPWNDEELQLTLDQALEVQRVLRDRENPQALVGG; via the coding sequence ATGGAAGCCCTCTCCTCCAGCGTAAAACGCCACACCATCATGCTGGTGGATGATGAAGAGAGCATCCTCAACAGCCTGCGACGCTTGCTGCGGGTAAAACCTTACGACTTGCTTCTGGCCACGAGTGGGGCCCAGGCGCTGGAGCTCTTTGAACAGCACTCTGTCGACCTGATCGTCTGCGACGCGCGCATGCCGTTCATGGACGGTCCGACGCTGCTTCGCGAGGTGTATAAGCGCGACCCGGAATGCATGAATATCTTGCTCACCGGTTATGCCGACATGAGCATGATCACGCAAGCCCTCAGCGACGGGTACATTTTCCGCTACATCAGCAAACCCTGGAATGACGAGGAGCTTCAGCTCACCCTTGATCAGGCTCTAGAAGTGCAGAGAGTACTGCGTGATCGTGAAAATCCCCAGGCACTCGTTGGTGGATAG
- a CDS encoding SDR family NAD(P)-dependent oxidoreductase, producing the protein MKPNPPIDNALRVALVTGSTSGIGAAIARVLSGAGYAVVLHSRNSADTGRAMAAEMKQAIYVQADLACEADRVRLVDEAIAAWGQLDVLVNNAGISRVIPHSDLASATSAVWHELNEINVVAPFHLVALAESALRDAARYRRAGSVVNISSHAGVRPKGASIPYAVSKAALNHMTRLLAVSLGPDIRVNAVAPGLVDTPLTAEWKEAQELWRDRAPMRRAASPEDIANAVAMLVDSDYLTGEVLLSDGGLNLT; encoded by the coding sequence ATGAAACCCAATCCGCCAATCGATAACGCATTACGCGTCGCGTTGGTTACAGGATCCACATCCGGTATCGGCGCGGCCATTGCACGTGTACTAAGCGGGGCAGGCTATGCGGTGGTTCTGCATTCGCGAAATTCTGCGGATACGGGTCGCGCTATGGCTGCCGAAATGAAACAGGCTATCTACGTGCAAGCTGATCTTGCTTGTGAAGCCGATAGGGTCAGGCTTGTTGACGAGGCGATCGCCGCGTGGGGTCAGCTCGACGTATTGGTCAATAACGCCGGCATCAGCAGGGTCATTCCCCATAGCGACCTTGCCTCTGCTACTTCGGCGGTGTGGCACGAACTTAACGAGATTAATGTCGTGGCGCCGTTCCATCTGGTCGCATTGGCCGAATCGGCATTGCGCGATGCCGCCCGTTACCGTCGAGCAGGTAGCGTCGTAAACATCAGTTCGCATGCTGGTGTCCGTCCTAAGGGCGCATCCATTCCCTATGCGGTGAGCAAAGCGGCGCTCAATCACATGACCCGCTTGCTCGCGGTGTCACTTGGGCCAGACATTCGCGTAAATGCTGTGGCGCCTGGCCTGGTCGACACGCCTCTGACCGCCGAGTGGAAAGAGGCCCAAGAGCTGTGGCGAGATCGCGCCCCAATGCGCAGGGCCGCTAGCCCAGAAGACATTGCAAACGCTGTTGCCATGTTGGTTGATTCGGACTACCTAACCGGTGAGGTACTCCTGTCAGACGGCGGATTAAATCTGACCTAG